From Toxorhynchites rutilus septentrionalis strain SRP chromosome 2, ASM2978413v1, whole genome shotgun sequence, a single genomic window includes:
- the LOC129766149 gene encoding putative nuclease HARBI1, with translation MDSVLLPILAEQEEIGMPCYHRRNHRKSTDFMKLSDEAFIKSFRLSKEAFRYVLEEIENCLTTRKGGLSTEVKLAACLRFFAEGNYQHGAGQDYHIAIAQPTFSKVLTEMLNILERTLCKKWISLNMTEDEQRRAKLHFYQKTSIPGVIMCLDGTHVKIIPPKLNRNLFFNRKGFYSLNVLIVCDDQQRIRFVDPTFQGSNHDSHIWRVSPARTHFEQLHQNGEVNTKILGDAGYPSEPWLVTPFRAAEEGSLESDFNRRHALGRAIVERTIARPKTSTSSRSATLLSVGI, from the exons ATGGATTCCGTTTTGTTACCGATTTTGGCGGAGCAAGAAGAAATTGGAATGCCTTGCTACCATCGGCGAAACCACCGAAAATCAACCGACTTCATGAAACTTTCTGATGAAGC ATTCATCAAAAGTTTTCGTCTAAGTAAGGAAGCTTTTCGGTACGTTTTAGAGGAAATTGAGAACTGCCTTACCACAAGGAAAGGTGGTCTATCCACGGAGGTGAAACTCGCAGCATGTTTGCGATTCTTTGCTGAAGGAAATTATCAACATGGAGCAGGGCAAGATTATCACATTGCCATAGCACAGCCCACATTTTCCAAGGTGCTGACTGAAATGCTTAACATTCTGGAGCGGACACTGTGTAAGAAATGGATTTCCCTAAATATGACGGAAGATGAACAGCGGCGTGCTAAACTACACTTCTatcagaaaacatcaattcCGGGTGTTATTATGTGTTTGGATGGAACCCACGTAAAAATTATTCCACCTAAGCtgaatcgaaatttgttttttaatcggAAGGGATTTTATAGTCTCAACGTTCTGATT GTTTGTGACGATCAGCAAAGGATTCGTTTCGTTGATCCTACCTTCCAGGGATCTAATCATGACTCTCATATATGGCGTGTAAGCCCTGCAAGAACTCACTTTGAGCAGCTTCACCAAAATGGTGAAGTTAATACTAAGATTCTAG gtgatgctGGTTATCCATCGGAACCTTGGTTAGTAACGCCATTCAGAGCAGCGGAGGAAGGGAGTTTGGAGAGCGATTTTAATCGCAGGCATGCCTTGGGTCGTGCTATCGTCGAGCGGACAATCG cacGGCCCAAAACGAGCACTTCGAGTCGTTCcgctactctgctgagtgtggGTATCTAA